The following proteins come from a genomic window of Candidatus Paceibacterota bacterium:
- a CDS encoding YebC/PmpR family DNA-binding transcriptional regulator, translated as MSGHSKWANIKNQKAATDAKRGKSFSKLISLITAAAKSGPDLESNPKLRMLVDKAKGANMPQDNIERAIKRGSGIGSEGIEMDETIYEAYGPGGSAVLIKTITDNKNRALGSVKQTLNKYNAKLASPGSVLYLFKEKGYLVVSLNLWNDNLELKAIENGTDDIVKDDENVILYTAPDKLSNLMSAIQNDIPIIESNIAYVADTKIDMDSENDYKAFTDFIEALEDNDDVAEVFHNVLV; from the coding sequence ATGTCTGGACATTCTAAATGGGCCAATATTAAAAATCAAAAAGCGGCAACCGATGCCAAGCGAGGAAAAAGTTTTTCTAAATTAATTTCCTTAATCACCGCCGCCGCTAAAAGCGGTCCTGATTTAGAAAGCAATCCTAAATTACGCATGTTGGTCGACAAGGCAAAGGGCGCCAACATGCCGCAAGATAATATAGAAAGGGCAATCAAAAGGGGCTCCGGCATTGGTAGCGAAGGCATAGAAATGGACGAGACCATTTATGAAGCTTACGGACCGGGCGGTTCGGCGGTTCTCATTAAAACTATTACGGACAATAAAAATAGGGCATTAGGCAGCGTAAAACAGACTTTAAATAAATATAATGCAAAATTGGCTAGCCCTGGAAGCGTTCTCTACCTTTTTAAAGAAAAGGGCTATCTTGTAGTCAGTTTGAATCTATGGAACGATAATTTGGAATTGAAGGCTATAGAGAATGGAACGGATGATATTGTCAAAGATGACGAAAATGTCATTCTTTATACTGCACCTGATAAGTTAAGCAATCTCATGAGCGCTATCCAGAATGATATTCCTATTATAGAAAGCAACATTGCCTATGTCGCCGATACTAAAATAGACATGGACTCAGAAAACGACTATAAGGCCTTTACTGATTTCATCGAGGCCTTGGAGGATAACGATGATGTGGCCGAAGTTTTTCACAATGTCCTTGTATAA
- a CDS encoding ATPase, T2SS/T4P/T4SS family, which produces MINLRKQTNLDTLHNLGEERLAKNLAIKLHLPYISLNRLNIKPEIAGLLPESEAKLGGLLVFDKKQATLKVAVLNPQSAETTSSLDKLRSQGYTIALYITSKDSFLTALRAYDLYTPPKSSLVGKIDISATQELDLKQLEMVLKNTADPSSLISLITKTAVSLKASDIHLESNENSLTLRYRLDGLLYDGGIIEKQLGQKLIDRFKLLSGLKLNIAVKTQDGRFTIVDNQNILEVRVSVLPGNWGENIVMRLLDPEKINLKLNNLGFNDWELNKIRSVFSAPNGLILTTGPTGSGKTTTLYAALKEKIDPHLKIISIEDPIEYHLNGVNQTQVDKSKNYTFASGLATILRQDPEIILIGEIRDNETAEIATQAALTGHLVISTLHTNEAAGAIPRLLELGVNENAIASSLKLVIGQRLIRKLCPFCKQAYDLDDATAQKIRDSFSILAPEAHVSLPEKFPQFYKAVGCEHCHGLGYIGQLGLFENFIVSDAINEAISQNNSLDYLRQLAIEEGMIPLFHDGILKAIEGITSLEEVYRVAGDINYIEGLYGTIINSALRRGLFLEQSLLDKIQAIPPKELDLTKIIAGLEPLAKLNYIIGAAVTRQATDINCQVEKEMAKIYLREENGLTLLCQLNSSDYFRLVSSIKSITGLRLKEEGEILEGRFKVTLPSKKTTDIRVSIIPGGYGPVVSLRLLPDNMQMLKLEDLGLLPELIPSLTKVIKKPQGLILTAGPTSSGKTTTLFALLQKINRPDIKIVTIEDPIEYHLDGVVQTQIDESKDYTFEKALRGIMRQNPNVILVGEIRDAETAKVAVQASLTGHLVFSTVHALDAAGAIERLLNFGIAPQDLSAVRLIISQRLVKRLCPICAQRATATQEQISIIDETLLHFPPTWKPAFGPLLEQPYHLKTPSGCGECGNDGYNGFMAIFELAFFDDSLSQHLGSSDLSKEIAKKTISLKQDAVIKVLRGLIDWNSFKGIE; this is translated from the coding sequence ATGATCAATCTAAGGAAACAAACTAATTTAGATACGCTTCACAATTTGGGAGAGGAACGTCTCGCTAAAAATTTAGCCATTAAATTGCACCTCCCCTATATTAGTTTGAACCGGTTGAATATAAAGCCCGAAATAGCTGGTTTGCTCCCAGAAAGTGAGGCCAAATTAGGTGGCCTATTAGTTTTTGATAAAAAACAAGCTACTTTAAAGGTGGCTGTTTTGAATCCCCAAAGCGCTGAGACTACAAGCAGTTTAGACAAACTCAGAAGCCAAGGTTATACTATCGCTCTTTATATTACCTCTAAAGACAGTTTCCTTACCGCTCTTCGCGCCTATGACCTCTATACCCCGCCCAAAAGCAGTTTGGTGGGAAAAATTGATATCAGCGCTACCCAAGAATTAGACCTTAAGCAGTTAGAAATGGTTCTAAAAAACACTGCAGACCCCTCAAGCCTCATATCTCTTATAACAAAGACCGCGGTAAGCCTGAAAGCCTCAGATATCCATTTAGAGTCTAACGAAAACTCCCTAACCCTGCGTTATCGGCTTGATGGATTGCTTTATGACGGGGGCATTATAGAAAAACAATTAGGGCAAAAATTAATTGATCGCTTTAAACTGCTTTCTGGCCTTAAATTAAATATTGCCGTGAAGACGCAGGATGGGCGTTTCACCATTGTTGATAACCAAAATATTCTAGAAGTAAGAGTCTCCGTACTCCCTGGCAATTGGGGGGAAAATATAGTCATGCGTCTCTTGGACCCAGAAAAAATCAATCTTAAATTAAATAATTTAGGTTTTAACGATTGGGAATTAAATAAAATTAGAAGCGTTTTTAGCGCTCCTAATGGCTTAATCCTCACCACTGGACCCACGGGTTCAGGAAAAACTACCACTTTATACGCAGCTCTAAAGGAAAAGATTGACCCTCATTTAAAAATAATTTCAATTGAGGACCCCATTGAATATCATTTAAATGGGGTTAATCAAACCCAGGTAGACAAGAGCAAAAATTATACTTTCGCAAGTGGACTTGCCACTATCTTGCGGCAAGACCCTGAGATTATTTTAATAGGCGAAATCCGCGATAACGAAACAGCCGAAATTGCCACTCAAGCCGCCTTAACCGGTCACCTAGTGATATCCACTCTACATACTAATGAAGCGGCTGGAGCTATTCCTCGTTTACTCGAACTGGGTGTTAATGAAAACGCCATTGCTTCTTCCCTTAAATTGGTGATTGGCCAAAGACTAATTAGAAAATTATGCCCTTTTTGCAAGCAGGCCTATGATTTAGATGATGCGACTGCCCAAAAGATTAGAGACAGCTTTTCTATTCTGGCTCCGGAGGCGCATGTTAGCTTACCTGAAAAATTTCCGCAATTTTACAAAGCTGTCGGCTGCGAACATTGCCATGGTTTAGGCTATATAGGGCAATTGGGACTCTTTGAAAATTTTATAGTCTCCGATGCCATCAATGAAGCCATTAGCCAAAACAACAGCTTAGATTACTTAAGACAGTTAGCTATCGAGGAAGGCATGATACCCCTCTTCCACGATGGTATCTTAAAAGCCATCGAAGGAATCACTAGTTTAGAGGAAGTCTATCGAGTAGCAGGTGACATTAATTACATTGAAGGACTCTATGGCACCATTATTAACAGCGCCTTAAGACGCGGATTATTTTTAGAACAAAGCCTATTAGATAAAATCCAAGCTATTCCTCCTAAAGAGCTGGATTTAACTAAAATCATTGCCGGTCTTGAGCCTCTTGCCAAATTAAATTATATTATAGGCGCCGCCGTTACCAGGCAAGCTACCGATATTAATTGCCAGGTCGAGAAAGAAATGGCAAAAATTTATCTAAGGGAAGAAAACGGACTTACATTGCTTTGCCAATTAAATAGTAGCGATTATTTCCGACTAGTTTCTAGCATTAAATCTATTACTGGCTTGCGCCTTAAAGAAGAGGGAGAGATTCTTGAAGGTCGATTTAAAGTGACTTTGCCGTCTAAAAAAACTACTGATATAAGAGTCTCCATTATTCCCGGAGGTTATGGTCCTGTGGTTTCCTTGCGGCTTCTTCCTGATAATATGCAAATGCTAAAATTGGAGGACTTGGGACTTTTGCCTGAACTTATTCCCAGCCTCACGAAAGTGATTAAAAAACCTCAAGGACTGATTCTCACTGCCGGACCCACTTCTTCCGGTAAAACAACGACTCTTTTTGCCTTGCTCCAAAAAATTAATCGACCTGATATTAAAATAGTAACCATTGAGGACCCCATTGAATATCATCTGGATGGAGTAGTCCAAACGCAAATAGATGAAAGCAAGGATTATACTTTTGAAAAAGCCCTTAGAGGCATAATGAGACAAAATCCTAATGTTATTCTTGTGGGAGAAATAAGAGATGCCGAAACTGCTAAAGTAGCTGTTCAAGCTTCCCTAACAGGCCATTTGGTTTTTTCTACCGTTCACGCTCTCGATGCAGCCGGAGCCATTGAGCGTTTGCTTAACTTCGGTATAGCCCCCCAAGACTTATCAGCGGTTAGATTGATTATTAGCCAAAGGCTGGTAAAGCGTCTCTGCCCCATTTGCGCCCAAAGAGCAACAGCCACTCAGGAGCAAATTTCAATTATAGACGAAACTTTGCTCCATTTTCCCCCCACCTGGAAACCTGCGTTTGGGCCCCTATTGGAACAACCTTACCATCTCAAGACTCCTAGCGGATGCGGCGAATGCGGCAATGACGGTTACAATGGTTTTATGGCTATTTTTGAATTAGCATTTTTTGATGATTCCCTCTCTCAGCACTTGGGCTCCTCAGATTTATCCAAAGAGATAGCTAAAAAAACTATTTCGCTTAAACAAGATGCCGTTATTAAGGTCCTCAGGGGGTTAATCGACTGGAATAGTTTTAAAGGGATAGAGTAA
- the tsaE gene encoding tRNA (adenosine(37)-N6)-threonylcarbamoyltransferase complex ATPase subunit type 1 TsaE yields the protein MSLDNFHFQTNSPEETIKLGDFLGGLLVQTDSTKATVVALNGVLGAGKTELVKGLAKFLGVKEKILSPTFVLAKEFKCFKKPFKKVWHLDLYRFNNYADLKALDWQDIIKDKNNLILVEWADKFKELSADYEVTLKVMGE from the coding sequence ATGAGCTTAGACAATTTTCATTTTCAAACCAATTCCCCAGAAGAAACTATTAAATTAGGCGATTTTTTGGGTGGCCTACTAGTCCAAACTGATTCAACAAAAGCTACAGTAGTCGCTTTAAACGGAGTTTTAGGAGCGGGCAAAACGGAATTAGTAAAGGGTTTGGCAAAATTTTTGGGGGTGAAAGAAAAAATTCTTAGCCCTACCTTTGTTCTTGCTAAAGAATTCAAATGTTTTAAGAAACCTTTTAAAAAAGTCTGGCATTTAGACTTATACCGCTTTAATAATTATGCTGATTTAAAGGCTTTGGATTGGCAGGATATCATTAAGGATAAAAACAATCTGATACTAGTAGAATGGGCAGATAAATTTAAAGAATTGTCTGCAGATTATGAAGTAACTTTGAAAGTAATGGGAGAGCA
- a CDS encoding 5'-3' exonuclease H3TH domain-containing protein, whose translation FRHEKYSEYKAKRVKQEADFYVQIDKVKNILRLADIKYFEKAGFEADDIIGTVSRLAAEADQDLRIIIVTGDLDTLQLVNNQISVYTFHQGIKNEVLYDPAKIKERFNLTPGQLIDYKSLRGDPSDNILGVKGVGEKGALRLLTLYPSLEDIYLAIENGSITTALTSAKDKSLIAKLKAQKDQAYFSKCLVTIDRQVPIDFSLKDVVFNDFNYEALEPLFKDLGFTSLIKKAKEGVLDQPAKDYSPPSFRNKSYNKVSPQKKIAAKKVIPPSLF comes from the coding sequence TTTAGGCATGAGAAATATTCTGAATACAAGGCGAAGAGGGTTAAGCAGGAGGCGGATTTTTATGTCCAAATAGATAAAGTGAAAAATATTTTACGGTTAGCCGACATAAAATATTTTGAAAAAGCGGGTTTTGAAGCTGACGATATTATAGGCACAGTAAGCCGTTTGGCAGCAGAAGCCGACCAAGACTTGAGAATTATTATTGTGACAGGGGATTTAGATACGTTACAGCTAGTTAATAATCAGATTTCTGTTTATACTTTTCATCAGGGTATTAAAAATGAGGTTCTTTATGACCCGGCTAAAATAAAAGAAAGATTTAATCTTACCCCCGGCCAATTGATAGATTACAAGAGCCTTAGGGGCGACCCCTCGGACAATATTTTGGGGGTAAAAGGCGTGGGAGAAAAAGGCGCGCTTAGACTCTTAACCTTATATCCCAGTTTAGAAGATATTTATTTGGCGATAGAGAACGGCAGCATTACAACCGCATTGACTTCGGCAAAAGATAAAAGTTTAATCGCAAAATTAAAGGCTCAAAAAGACCAGGCTTATTTTAGCAAGTGCCTGGTAACTATTGATAGGCAGGTGCCTATAGACTTCAGCCTGAAGGATGTTGTTTTTAACGATTTTAATTACGAAGCGCTGGAGCCCTTATTCAAAGATTTGGGTTTTACTAGTTTGATAAAAAAAGCCAAGGAAGGTGTGTTGGACCAGCCAGCAAAAGATTATTCTCCTCCGTCTTTTAGGAACAAAAGTTACAATAAGGTTTCTCCTCAGAAAAAGATTGCTGCTAAGAAAGTCATTCCTCCTTCTCTTTTTTAG
- a CDS encoding PAS domain-containing sensor histidine kinase, whose protein sequence is MASIKQTSNNREKKAITNPWILALTSWSIMPMIFLTLTLGVQIFLNFLYLDDTLKLLVSSLAIVFLSLTWVTILGAVVKNFKISSTQKQVSNILLSINDPVIAYDNSFRIIFINAAAESLLGVTNQKIASQQITPEMNNIPEYGLLVKIMFPSLAPVVLRKQTTVFPQKMVLKLIDPKEITLEITTTQIFNDKHEIMGFLKIVQDKTQEESVARTQKDFITVAAHQLRTPLTGLNWAVDLLMKQELGSLTSEQLATVSQMKEALANLSLTVNNVLNIAQVEEGRFGFDFKENDLNEAILTVLSSLEPVAKKRNIRLSYYRPDPALPHFVFDIKRVETALQIFVDNAIKYNTDKGEVRIKVNKTSDNLYAEIRVEDTGIGIPSREMGKLFTKFFRAGNAIKNETEGTGLGLYIAKNIIDSHGGKVSVNSIEGRGSVFSFTLPLQENLIPPQTDFNP, encoded by the coding sequence ATGGCCTCCATTAAACAAACGAGCAATAACCGAGAGAAAAAGGCGATTACTAATCCATGGATATTGGCATTAACCTCATGGTCAATTATGCCAATGATTTTTTTGACCCTAACCTTAGGAGTTCAAATATTCCTTAATTTTCTCTACCTAGACGATACCTTGAAATTATTGGTGAGCAGCTTAGCTATTGTTTTTTTAAGTTTAACTTGGGTAACCATTCTCGGAGCGGTAGTAAAAAATTTTAAAATTAGTTCCACCCAAAAACAAGTTAGCAATATTCTCTTGAGCATTAATGACCCAGTCATTGCTTATGACAATTCTTTCAGAATCATTTTTATTAATGCCGCGGCTGAATCTCTTTTAGGCGTTACTAATCAGAAAATTGCTTCTCAGCAAATTACCCCAGAAATGAACAATATCCCAGAGTATGGGCTTTTAGTCAAAATAATGTTTCCCTCTCTAGCGCCTGTAGTTTTAAGAAAGCAAACTACCGTTTTTCCGCAAAAAATGGTCTTAAAATTAATCGACCCCAAGGAAATTACCCTAGAGATTACTACTACCCAGATTTTTAATGACAAGCACGAGATAATGGGGTTCTTAAAGATTGTGCAAGATAAGACCCAGGAGGAGTCGGTGGCTCGAACCCAGAAAGATTTTATCACAGTGGCGGCCCATCAATTACGAACACCCCTGACAGGCTTAAACTGGGCGGTTGATTTGCTGATGAAACAAGAACTTGGCTCTTTAACTAGCGAACAACTGGCAACTGTTTCTCAAATGAAAGAGGCTTTGGCCAATCTGTCTTTAACAGTAAACAATGTTTTAAATATTGCCCAAGTGGAAGAGGGTCGCTTTGGCTTTGACTTCAAAGAAAACGATCTTAATGAAGCAATCTTAACGGTCTTGAGTTCATTAGAGCCAGTTGCCAAGAAAAGAAATATTCGCCTGTCTTATTATAGGCCAGACCCGGCTTTGCCCCATTTTGTCTTTGATATTAAACGGGTAGAAACTGCTCTGCAGATTTTTGTGGATAATGCCATTAAATATAATACGGATAAGGGGGAGGTAAGAATCAAAGTGAATAAAACCTCCGACAATCTTTATGCTGAAATTAGAGTGGAAGACACTGGCATAGGCATTCCTAGCAGAGAAATGGGCAAGCTATTTACCAAATTTTTCCGAGCTGGCAATGCTATTAAAAACGAAACCGAAGGCACTGGTTTAGGCCTCTATATCGCTAAAAACATAATTGATAGCCATGGCGGCAAAGTTTCTGTTAATTCTATAGAGGGCCGCGGTTCTGTTTTCAGTTTTACTTTGCCCTTGCAAGAAAATTTAATTCCTCCTCAAACTGATTTTAATCCTTAA
- the mutM gene encoding bifunctional DNA-formamidopyrimidine glycosylase/DNA-(apurinic or apyrimidinic site) lyase translates to MPELPEVYTIVRYLQENIKGEVFKNVWTDVPQIFGCQSNFHQLAAKIKGQKIQSVGRLGKNILFNTSGGLTILAHQKMSGHFLVGHWQFNQKSKTWAPDGSRFNKQAKLALIDSSNRFIHVVFEFRSGKMLALSDMRKFARIELIETTKVYTNSRLSNLGPDWWNEPLTAQALLTKLHASKRYLKPFLLDQSIAAGLGNIYADEALFKARLSPLRKSASLNLKEAARLVVAIKNTLATAIKNKGTSFSDYRQANGEKGSYQNKLKVYGRKGEKCFRCHTLLETVKIGQRSAVYCPHCQK, encoded by the coding sequence ATGCCAGAATTGCCAGAAGTTTATACTATTGTTAGATATTTACAGGAAAATATTAAAGGAGAAGTTTTCAAAAATGTTTGGACAGACGTTCCCCAAATTTTTGGCTGTCAAAGCAATTTTCACCAATTAGCCGCAAAAATTAAAGGGCAGAAAATACAATCGGTCGGTCGGTTAGGGAAAAATATTCTATTTAATACTTCCGGCGGCTTAACCATTTTAGCTCACCAAAAAATGAGCGGTCATTTTTTGGTGGGGCATTGGCAATTTAACCAAAAGTCTAAAACTTGGGCACCTGATGGCAGCAGATTCAACAAACAAGCAAAATTGGCTTTAATAGATTCATCCAATAGATTTATTCATGTTGTTTTTGAATTTCGCAGCGGTAAAATGTTGGCCTTATCTGATATGCGCAAATTTGCTAGAATAGAGTTAATAGAAACCACAAAGGTGTATACTAATAGTCGTTTAAGCAATTTAGGCCCCGATTGGTGGAATGAGCCCTTAACAGCTCAAGCTCTTTTGACCAAACTTCACGCCAGCAAAAGATATTTAAAGCCCTTTTTACTTGACCAAAGCATAGCTGCTGGACTGGGAAATATTTATGCGGATGAAGCTTTATTTAAAGCAAGACTAAGCCCTTTGAGAAAATCCGCCTCCTTAAATTTAAAAGAAGCGGCTCGTCTAGTGGTCGCTATCAAAAATACTTTGGCAACAGCTATTAAAAACAAAGGAACATCTTTTTCTGATTACAGGCAGGCAAATGGAGAGAAGGGGAGCTACCAAAATAAGTTAAAAGTTTATGGACGCAAAGGAGAGAAATGTTTTCGTTGCCATACCCTACTGGAAACTGTAAAAATAGGGCAACGCTCAGCTGTGTATTGTCCTCATTGCCAGAAATAA
- the holA gene encoding DNA polymerase III subunit delta, with protein MLYFFYGSDSYLIGTAYKDLFLKLAPQGAKIEDFVLDGSDPATGSSLEQSLSTNSLFSGDSLIVLKNFMPAYNKWGKLEQKKLKDYFENSDISSNKTKNLIWVEGNLKAKEIDNPLGHWLKKNGNINHSETLKGLDFKKWLVIQAKKKNINLEPAALTALATAFEGETGLMDQYLTKIALADLKTVSLAKLEELVYLPLNENIFALIGATTQGDKSKAQFMLQKELDSGAHPLYILTMLVYGFRSLLIIQSALKTGKDVYKESGLAPFTVRANLGLAQKISATKLKNIYNRLTRLDGILKRGQLDPSSALTMFIQSL; from the coding sequence ATGCTATATTTTTTTTATGGTTCTGATAGCTATTTAATCGGAACTGCTTATAAAGACCTTTTTTTAAAGTTGGCTCCTCAAGGAGCTAAAATAGAAGATTTCGTTTTAGACGGCTCTGACCCTGCTACCGGAAGCTCGCTTGAGCAATCGCTATCTACTAATTCTCTTTTTTCTGGCGATAGTCTTATTGTTCTGAAGAATTTTATGCCAGCATATAATAAGTGGGGCAAATTAGAGCAGAAAAAATTAAAGGATTATTTTGAAAATAGCGACATTAGCTCAAACAAAACAAAAAATTTGATTTGGGTAGAGGGTAACCTTAAGGCGAAAGAGATAGATAATCCTTTAGGGCATTGGCTTAAAAAAAATGGCAATATTAATCATTCAGAGACTCTTAAGGGTCTAGATTTTAAAAAATGGCTTGTCATTCAAGCCAAAAAGAAAAATATAAATTTAGAGCCGGCAGCTTTAACAGCTTTGGCCACTGCTTTTGAAGGGGAGACTGGTCTTATGGATCAATATCTTACCAAAATCGCTTTGGCAGATTTGAAGACAGTGAGTTTGGCTAAATTAGAAGAATTAGTTTATTTGCCTTTGAATGAAAATATATTTGCCCTCATTGGGGCGACTACTCAAGGGGATAAAAGCAAGGCGCAGTTTATGTTGCAGAAAGAATTAGATAGTGGAGCTCACCCTTTATATATTCTCACAATGCTCGTTTATGGATTTAGAAGTTTGTTGATAATCCAATCAGCCCTAAAAACTGGCAAGGACGTTTATAAGGAAAGCGGTTTAGCGCCTTTCACTGTGAGAGCTAATTTGGGGTTAGCTCAAAAAATAAGCGCTACCAAGCTAAAGAATATTTATAATCGACTTACTCGGTTAGATGGAATTTTAAAAAGAGGTCAGTTAGACCCCTCTTCAGCGTTAACAATGTTTATTCAAAGCCTCTAG
- the rpsT gene encoding 30S ribosomal protein S20, translating into MAITKTAKREIAKNRNKKKANAPKRDNWHSLQKKYIKLVSAGKYEDAHKLLPNVYKTLDKLAKDNLLHKNKAARLKAKNARILKTASTAKKA; encoded by the coding sequence ATGGCTATAACCAAAACGGCTAAGAGAGAAATTGCTAAAAATCGTAACAAGAAAAAGGCTAATGCCCCCAAACGCGACAATTGGCACTCTTTGCAAAAGAAATATATTAAATTAGTCAGCGCTGGTAAATACGAAGATGCCCATAAGCTTTTACCCAATGTCTATAAGACTTTGGACAAACTGGCTAAAGATAATTTACTTCACAAAAATAAGGCTGCTCGTTTGAAAGCCAAAAACGCCCGCATTCTTAAAACAGCTTCTACTGCTAAAAAGGCCTAG